The following are from one region of the Stigmatopora argus isolate UIUO_Sarg chromosome 9, RoL_Sarg_1.0, whole genome shotgun sequence genome:
- the tmem271 gene encoding transmembrane protein 271, whose product MKLSGKGLCVVLSSSLLFACALSELVLGLRCVSLGSSVKEHFHLGAPAGAFYSGLLLGTGQVVLAVALLCCTGKPRGRNLVLLGVVVFLLGVLAAFSGAVVDGDTASLVERKFSHYCVHTGQVSRACRELREYRRSLVISTVLSTLECLLGLLNLVLIQRYKAAQFSRTRQVQRQSSGPIIFNEERDCSSADFQPVSYINLAVLNVLDESGGEAQRAGHPSVELPGYSPADPELNHCFPFSFPLPSEMPPAYEDIFPAQARDT is encoded by the coding sequence ATGAAGTTGAGTGGGAAAGGGCTTTGCGTGGTCCTCTCCAGCAGCCTCCTCTTCGCCTGCGCTCTCAGCGAACTCGTGCTCGGGTTAAGATGCGTCTCGCTGGGCTCCAGCGTCAAAGAACACTTCCACCTCGGCGCCCCGGCGGGAGCCTTCTACTCCGGGCTGCTCCTCGGGACCGGACAGGTGGTCCTGGCCGTAGCGCTGCTCTGCTGCACCGGGAAGCCGCGGGGCAGGAATTTGGTGCTCCTGGGGGTTGTGGTCTTCCTGCTGGGGGTGCTCGCCGCCTTCTCCGGGGCCGTGGTGGACGGGGACACCGCTTCTCTGGTGGAAAGGAAGTTCTCGCACTACTGCGTCCACACGGGCCAGGTGAGCCGCGCTTGCCGGGAGCTGAGGGAGTACCGCAGGAGTTTGGTCATCTCCACCGTGCTCAGCACGCTCGAGTGTCTCTTGGGGCTGCTCAACCTGGTGCTCATCCAAAGGTACAAAGCGGCCCAGTTCTCCAGGACCAGGCAGGTTCAGAGGCAGAGCTCCGGACCCATCATTTTCAACGAGGAGCGCGACTGTTCCTCGGCCGACTTCCAGCCCGTCTCTTATATCAATCTGGCCGTGTTGAACGTGCTGGACGAGAGCGGGGGGGAAGCCCAACGCGCCGGGCACCCCTCCGTAGAGCTGCCGGGGTACTCGCCGGCCGACCCGGAACTCAACCACTGCTTCCCCTTCTCTTTCCCGCTTCCCAGTGAAATGCCGCCGGCATATGAGGACATCTTCCCCGCCCAGGCACGCGACACATAG